A single genomic interval of Lathyrus oleraceus cultivar Zhongwan6 chromosome 7, CAAS_Psat_ZW6_1.0, whole genome shotgun sequence harbors:
- the LOC127104662 gene encoding uncharacterized protein LOC127104662, translating into MVTGRNDDVLAAALILLDGSIPQKNAGDRERDADEFHAQKITRFSELVNKSEIYDKESRESDAHYKSLHDKKGKGKFRGKSYDGKKKVGDGKKSSEGGSHTPVKCFRCGVEGHRAPECPKGDVTCFKCGKKGHKSFDCRVGLNVTCYNCGEQGHISIKCENSKKEQAKGKVFALSGTNTSVEERLIRNFEVDLVCLPLSQLDVILGMDWLRANRVYINCFAKAVLFLEPEKEGDLFLSTQQVDEYV; encoded by the exons ATGGTTACTGGAAGGAATGATGATGTGCTTGCGGCGGCATTGATCCTATTGGATGGTTCCATTCCACAAAAGAATGCTGGTGATCGGGAGCGTGATGctgatgagttcc ATGCGCAAAAG ATTACAAGATTTTCtgagttggttaacaagagtgAGATCTATGATAAGGAGAGCCGTGAGAGTGATGCTCATTACAAGTCCTTGCATGATAAGAAAGGAAAAGGGAAATTCCGAGGGAAGTCGTATGATGGTAAGAAGAAAGTTGGTGATGGTAAGAAGTCGAGTGAGGGAGGATCTCACACTCCTGTCAAGTGCTTCAGATGTGGTGTTGAGGGACATCGTGCTCCCGAGTGTCCTAAGGGCGATGTGACTTGTTTTAAGTGTGGTAAGAAAGGTCACAAATCTTTTGATTGCAGAGTTGGTTTGAATGTGACTTGCTACAACTGTGGTGAGCAAGGGCACATTAGTATCAAGTGCGAAAATTCGAAGAAGGAGCAAGCCAAAGGGAAagtgtttgcattgtctggtaCTAATACTTCTGTTGAGGAGAGATTGATTCGAA ATTTTGAAGTTGATTTAGTGTGTCTTCCATTGAGTCAACTTGATGTTATTTTGGGAATGGATTGGTTGAGGGCCAACCGtgtctatatcaattgttttgcGAAAGCTGTTCTTTTTCTTGAGCCAGAGAAGGAAGGTGATTTATTCTTGTCTACTCAACAAGTGGATGAATATGTGTGA